From Xylocopilactobacillus apis, a single genomic window includes:
- the coaBC gene encoding bifunctional phosphopantothenoylcysteine decarboxylase/phosphopantothenate--cysteine ligase CoaBC, giving the protein MLEGKNITLYVTGSIAAYKALILTRFLMKRKANVRVVMTTSAQKFVTPLSFQTLSKNSVLTDQNSGSNFSKIDHIELAQWTDLAIIAPITADFIGKIANGLADDFASSSLLATSAPKIIAPAMNDQMWTNSAVQRNIKILQDDGIRIINPGTGFLAEGYEGTGRMAEPDEIINSIESMFVEHSILEGKKVIVTAGGTRERIDPVRFIGNDSSGKMGYSIAKAFYELGADVTLISGPTKLDPLVGINIVPVTNVKQLKEEVELGFKSCDILVMAAAVADFKPVKTSKQKIKKDPRNDLWEIKLEKTPDILKSIAKIKSTNQIIVGFAAETENIIINATKKLMDKSLDLVVANDVSKPGVGFNGDTNQVTFITKDSKPETTALLSKKEIAELVVKRVENLMNDRKSSK; this is encoded by the coding sequence ATGTTAGAAGGTAAAAATATCACACTTTATGTAACGGGCAGTATTGCAGCTTATAAGGCTTTAATTCTGACCCGTTTTTTAATGAAACGAAAAGCTAATGTTCGAGTTGTGATGACTACATCAGCTCAGAAATTTGTCACGCCCTTAAGTTTTCAAACTTTATCTAAAAATTCTGTGCTGACAGATCAAAATTCTGGATCTAATTTTTCAAAAATCGATCATATAGAGTTAGCTCAATGGACTGATTTAGCAATTATTGCACCAATAACTGCTGATTTTATCGGCAAAATTGCTAATGGATTAGCTGATGATTTTGCAAGTTCATCTTTACTTGCAACTAGTGCACCAAAAATTATTGCACCGGCAATGAATGATCAAATGTGGACAAATTCAGCAGTTCAACGAAATATAAAAATTTTACAAGATGATGGGATTAGGATCATTAACCCTGGAACTGGTTTTTTAGCCGAAGGATATGAAGGTACCGGCAGAATGGCAGAACCGGATGAGATTATCAATTCAATCGAATCAATGTTTGTAGAACACTCGATACTTGAGGGTAAAAAAGTAATTGTCACGGCAGGAGGCACGCGAGAAAGAATTGATCCAGTTCGTTTTATTGGAAACGATTCATCAGGTAAAATGGGATATTCAATTGCCAAAGCGTTTTATGAACTAGGAGCAGATGTTACTTTAATTAGTGGGCCGACTAAGTTGGATCCGCTCGTCGGGATTAATATAGTACCAGTTACGAATGTTAAACAATTAAAAGAAGAAGTAGAGTTAGGATTTAAAAGTTGCGATATATTGGTGATGGCTGCAGCAGTTGCTGATTTTAAGCCAGTTAAAACTTCCAAGCAAAAAATCAAGAAAGATCCAAGAAATGATCTTTGGGAAATTAAATTAGAAAAAACTCCAGATATTTTAAAATCAATTGCTAAAATAAAATCAACCAACCAAATTATTGTTGGTTTTGCAGCGGAAACTGAAAACATAATCATTAATGCGACTAAAAAATTAATGGATAAAAGTTTAGATTTAGTAGTGGCAAATGATGTGTCAAAACCAGGAGTTGGATTTAATGGGGATACCAATCAAGTAACCTTTATCACAAAAGATTCAAAGCCAGAAACAACGGCATTATTGTCCAAAAAAGAAATTGCCGAATTAGTAGTTAAGCGGGTAGAAAATTTAATGAACGACAGGAAAAGTTCAAAATAA
- a CDS encoding LysR family transcriptional regulator, with protein sequence MNFNDLIVFKTIYEKKTINKAAKELGYTQSNLTARLHALENECNTSFFVRSYNGVSATENGEKFYSFVRQTLSQFDELKNSFSKKIPELLTSELLFKCLVVDDQEFSIVSTKITCKKTSKIASELNKNHYDYVVTFNKLNRNDFKLVATEDLPVSFLSGKENINDLPVLINSDHLCPLRKLTIQLIEDPARLVEIDSLENISQLVLDGQATALLPNYLTKDGYRTIDNQLFSVNYYSYKYCA encoded by the coding sequence ATGAACTTTAACGATCTAATCGTCTTCAAGACTATTTATGAGAAAAAAACAATTAACAAAGCTGCAAAAGAATTGGGATATACCCAATCTAATTTAACTGCTCGGCTGCATGCCCTTGAAAATGAATGCAATACAAGCTTTTTTGTTCGCAGTTATAATGGCGTCTCGGCGACTGAAAATGGAGAGAAGTTTTACTCTTTTGTACGTCAAACCTTGTCCCAATTTGACGAATTAAAAAATTCTTTTTCCAAAAAAATACCAGAATTACTAACGTCAGAGCTTTTATTTAAGTGCCTCGTCGTTGATGACCAAGAATTCTCGATTGTTTCAACTAAAATTACCTGCAAAAAGACCAGCAAAATCGCCTCTGAATTAAACAAAAATCATTACGATTATGTTGTTACCTTCAACAAGTTAAACCGAAATGATTTTAAATTGGTTGCGACCGAAGACCTTCCTGTCAGTTTTCTTTCGGGCAAAGAAAACATTAATGACTTACCAGTCTTAATTAACAGCGATCATTTATGCCCACTTCGAAAACTCACGATTCAATTAATCGAGGACCCAGCACGCTTGGTCGAAATTGATTCTTTAGAGAACATCTCACAGTTAGTTTTAGATGGTCAAGCCACTGCACTTTTGCCTAATTATTTGACTAAAGATGGATATCGAACAATCGACAATCAATTATTTAGTGTCAATTATTATAGTTATAAGTATTGTGCTTAA
- a CDS encoding DUF4865 family protein gives MQAMQYKVGLPADYDMEIIRNRIRNNGNKTDGFTDLLFKAYLINDKSAGDLENSYSPLYVWKQTEGMTKFIFDGFFDNIIGSFGWQNIEIGVTQTVNLSESFPKSKYILEEYHDITEAASLNGFEFKSESYDDLLGQVTIYNPDKWKYVTFSFFGNRPQNTDKKIYTILHLSLDK, from the coding sequence ATGCAAGCAATGCAATATAAAGTGGGATTACCCGCTGACTACGACATGGAAATTATTAGGAATCGCATCCGCAACAATGGAAATAAGACAGATGGATTTACTGATCTGCTTTTCAAGGCATATTTAATAAATGACAAATCTGCAGGAGATCTCGAAAACAGCTACTCACCACTATATGTTTGGAAACAGACTGAGGGAATGACTAAATTCATTTTTGACGGCTTCTTCGACAACATCATCGGATCATTTGGTTGGCAAAATATTGAAATTGGAGTAACTCAAACGGTTAATTTAAGCGAATCATTTCCCAAGAGTAAATATATTCTTGAAGAATATCACGATATTACAGAAGCTGCATCATTGAATGGATTTGAATTCAAGTCTGAAAGCTATGATGATCTGCTTGGTCAAGTAACGATCTATAATCCAGATAAATGGAAATACGTAACCTTCTCATTTTTTGGAAATCGACCTCAAAACACCGATAAAAAAATATATACAATTTTACATTTGTCATTAGACAAATAA
- a CDS encoding beta-N-acetylglucosaminidase domain-containing protein, whose amino-acid sequence MRKRKQMSVFVLGGSLILLGSSAIPSIVSFANTPVTVKAADTSPINIVKSKNVDASTSDLIDQAVKLLGTSNQVDQIIAGVAGDSESDTAAKTLGAKDAGALKANGFLVKSGQIDGKKTIVLEGKDATGLFYAVHQLVNLIQKKADLTKSDVYDSPKMPIRGVIEGFYGAPWSDQARKDLFAFMAEHRLNTYIYTPKDDTYLRKNWRDLYPADKLAELKSLVKSANDNHVSFAFALSPGNDITYSKQADYDATVAKFDQLRSIGVSQFYIALDDIPTKLNEADQAVYKNHATPSYPDNKWSALADAQAAYLNKIQKDYVKANKLPDLWLVPTNYNGSAQDPFKEAQGIALDKDIRMQWTGEGVFSANITSDSISKAKASYHSDHMFIWDNFPVNDSNQDRLFLNPVEGRQNNLDTVTDGITANPMIQPYASWIAIAGFGDYLWNPENYNAQTAQKNVLAEIAGSDQKAAEALNAFVDLNQYWNYAAPENTRHAPELAALIKDFESDKPNKGEYLKAEERLTNRLDLIENGETLMQNIDVKGFYNDALPWIKAASHWAKADKAAIMLMGISKYGNAGDDLITKTIQTMKDEKSLAQTKLLPDSRTGKPDLTITPTVGDGAFDSLIDDAYKAFGQASELIPLTDDAQLIADPTPSVATTMGVYGDNAVAKMADGKLDTRYWSNDSVKKGQYVELTLKEESNVQRIILRQGADDQVDSGDVFVGAHAEVSTDNKTWTNVGTVSSNGHFQLDLAQPVKAKYVRIVADQDTSNWLQIREFSVYHNSGLYSTNIESTGSNTLQSVFDGSLKTEFIGKLKDNSQSGIIQQTTKTPANNIGSAVLVGKVKGKVFVHTNNSWKKLGSINDDNYIHSFNTNASKIDGLRLVVDPGSAIDIHDFSLSSENRLHLVDVKDVATIRYVKGYKINVWADPYGQKFTGKRLADGTSWKVGYKVIVDGAKTFYNIGKDQWISADYAVLSHETKQVKFSGLGIVKYRPRYGINVWSDPAGKHFTGKRLMNGTKWKVTAKAYTGKKTFYQVGKNQWVDSEYFNIIK is encoded by the coding sequence ATGAGAAAAAGGAAACAAATGTCAGTATTTGTTTTAGGTGGATCGTTAATTTTGCTGGGGTCTAGTGCAATACCTTCGATTGTGTCGTTTGCAAATACTCCAGTTACAGTTAAAGCGGCTGATACTTCACCCATCAATATCGTTAAATCAAAAAATGTAGACGCATCTACTAGTGATTTAATTGACCAAGCTGTTAAATTGTTAGGAACAAGTAATCAGGTTGATCAGATTATTGCAGGAGTTGCGGGTGATTCGGAATCTGACACGGCAGCCAAAACACTAGGTGCAAAAGATGCTGGTGCGTTAAAAGCAAATGGATTTTTGGTTAAGTCAGGTCAAATTGATGGTAAAAAGACAATTGTCTTAGAAGGAAAAGATGCAACGGGTTTGTTTTATGCAGTTCATCAATTAGTGAATTTAATTCAGAAAAAGGCAGATTTAACCAAATCTGACGTTTATGATTCACCTAAAATGCCAATTCGAGGAGTGATTGAAGGATTTTATGGTGCTCCATGGTCTGATCAAGCTCGTAAAGATCTTTTTGCTTTTATGGCAGAACATCGCTTAAACACGTACATTTATACTCCAAAAGATGATACTTATCTGCGAAAAAATTGGCGCGATTTATATCCAGCCGATAAGTTAGCTGAACTTAAATCTCTTGTCAAATCAGCTAATGATAATCATGTTAGTTTTGCTTTTGCATTGTCGCCTGGAAATGATATTACTTATTCAAAACAAGCAGATTATGACGCAACAGTTGCTAAATTTGATCAATTACGCTCAATTGGAGTCAGTCAATTTTATATCGCATTAGATGATATTCCAACTAAACTTAATGAAGCCGATCAGGCGGTTTATAAAAACCACGCAACTCCTAGTTATCCAGATAACAAATGGAGTGCGCTGGCAGACGCTCAAGCAGCATATTTAAATAAGATCCAAAAGGATTATGTGAAAGCTAATAAATTGCCTGACCTTTGGTTAGTACCGACTAATTATAACGGCTCTGCCCAAGATCCTTTTAAAGAAGCTCAAGGGATTGCTTTAGATAAAGATATCCGGATGCAATGGACAGGAGAAGGGGTATTTTCGGCTAATATCACTTCTGATTCAATCAGTAAGGCAAAAGCAAGCTATCATTCAGATCATATGTTTATTTGGGACAATTTCCCAGTTAATGACTCGAATCAAGATCGCCTTTTTCTAAACCCGGTTGAGGGAAGACAAAATAACCTTGACACAGTAACTGATGGGATTACGGCTAATCCAATGATCCAGCCATATGCTTCTTGGATTGCAATTGCCGGATTTGGTGATTATTTGTGGAATCCAGAAAATTATAATGCTCAAACTGCCCAGAAAAATGTTTTAGCTGAAATTGCTGGTTCAGATCAAAAAGCGGCGGAAGCTTTAAATGCTTTTGTCGATTTAAATCAGTATTGGAATTATGCTGCACCAGAAAATACGCGCCATGCACCAGAACTTGCAGCATTAATCAAAGATTTTGAGTCTGATAAACCAAATAAAGGGGAATACTTAAAGGCAGAAGAAAGATTAACCAACCGTTTAGACTTAATCGAAAACGGCGAAACTTTGATGCAGAATATTGATGTCAAAGGTTTTTATAATGATGCTCTTCCTTGGATTAAAGCAGCCTCTCACTGGGCAAAAGCAGATAAAGCAGCAATTATGTTGATGGGTATTTCGAAATATGGTAATGCCGGCGATGATTTAATTACCAAAACTATTCAGACAATGAAAGATGAAAAATCTTTGGCACAGACCAAACTATTGCCAGATAGTCGGACCGGGAAACCTGATTTAACAATAACTCCGACTGTTGGTGATGGTGCTTTTGATTCACTAATTGACGATGCTTATAAAGCTTTTGGTCAAGCGTCAGAACTAATCCCTCTAACCGATGATGCTCAATTAATCGCTGATCCAACGCCTTCTGTTGCAACAACAATGGGCGTTTATGGAGATAATGCAGTTGCCAAAATGGCAGATGGTAAGTTAGATACCAGATATTGGAGCAATGATAGTGTTAAAAAAGGTCAGTATGTTGAGCTGACTTTAAAGGAAGAAAGCAACGTTCAGCGCATTATTTTAAGACAAGGAGCTGATGACCAGGTAGATAGTGGTGATGTTTTTGTTGGAGCCCATGCAGAGGTATCAACTGATAATAAAACATGGACCAATGTCGGTACAGTTTCATCTAATGGACATTTCCAGCTTGATTTAGCTCAGCCGGTTAAAGCAAAATATGTCCGAATCGTTGCTGATCAAGATACCAGCAACTGGCTGCAAATCCGAGAATTTTCAGTTTATCATAATTCAGGCCTTTATAGCACTAATATTGAGAGCACTGGCAGTAATACTTTACAATCGGTGTTTGATGGGTCGCTAAAAACGGAGTTCATTGGCAAACTGAAAGATAATTCACAATCTGGTATTATCCAGCAAACAACAAAAACACCAGCTAATAACATCGGTAGTGCAGTTTTAGTTGGTAAAGTAAAAGGAAAAGTTTTTGTTCACACTAATAATTCTTGGAAAAAGTTAGGATCAATTAATGATGATAATTATATCCATAGTTTTAATACCAATGCTTCCAAAATTGATGGACTCCGTCTAGTAGTAGATCCCGGATCCGCAATTGATATTCATGATTTCAGCTTAAGTTCAGAAAATCGACTTCATTTAGTAGATGTCAAAGATGTCGCAACTATTAGATATGTTAAAGGATATAAAATTAATGTTTGGGCTGACCCTTATGGTCAAAAATTTACTGGTAAGCGTCTAGCAGACGGCACTAGCTGGAAAGTTGGATATAAGGTAATAGTAGATGGCGCTAAGACATTTTATAATATTGGCAAGGATCAGTGGATTTCTGCTGATTATGCTGTCTTAAGTCACGAGACAAAGCAAGTTAAATTTTCTGGCTTAGGTATTGTTAAGTATCGACCGCGTTATGGAATTAATGTTTGGTCTGATCCGGCGGGTAAACACTTCACTGGTAAACGTCTGATGAATGGAACAAAATGGAAAGTAACAGCTAAAGCTTATACTGGTAAAAAAACCTTCTATCAAGTAGGTAAGAATCAGTGGGTAGATAGTGAATATTTTAATATTATCAAGTAA
- a CDS encoding PD-(D/E)XK nuclease family transposase produces the protein MLKNDFIFWKAFGKIENKEILTNFIQDLTGEKVENLVYHEQNFAPNAYQPDQITEEMIKKQPELKASTVEIAANINQGTMVTVEKQDYDFHYNAERDFYYLSKSLKMNNSDIIDDWNCSLRPIIGIYILDFNQFTEDENAIHTVSLMDRNLKQEFGLVKQIFFELNKPNINVDSLERQIALKDWQTLLKNNPINQNARDYIQKTQSIADYNNLTTKEKKVVDILEKAKADYEAQLSAQHIKGKKEVAQKLLKLGVDPKIIIDATGLKKEEL, from the coding sequence ATGTTAAAAAACGACTTTATTTTTTGGAAAGCTTTTGGAAAGATAGAAAATAAAGAGATTCTTACAAATTTTATTCAGGATTTAACCGGTGAGAAAGTAGAAAATTTAGTTTATCATGAACAAAATTTTGCACCAAATGCTTATCAACCGGATCAAATTACTGAAGAGATGATTAAAAAGCAACCGGAACTCAAAGCTAGTACCGTTGAGATTGCGGCAAATATTAATCAAGGCACCATGGTTACAGTTGAAAAGCAAGATTATGATTTCCACTATAATGCTGAGCGAGATTTTTATTACTTGTCGAAGTCATTAAAAATGAATAATTCTGATATTATTGATGATTGGAATTGTTCGCTCAGACCAATAATTGGCATCTACATTTTAGATTTTAATCAATTTACTGAAGATGAAAATGCAATCCATACCGTTTCTTTAATGGATCGAAATCTTAAGCAGGAATTTGGATTAGTAAAACAAATATTTTTTGAACTGAATAAGCCAAACATAAATGTTGATAGTTTGGAGAGACAAATAGCGCTTAAAGATTGGCAGACGTTACTCAAAAATAATCCGATCAATCAAAATGCAAGGGATTATATCCAAAAAACTCAAAGTATAGCGGATTACAATAATTTAACGACGAAGGAGAAAAAAGTGGTGGATATATTAGAAAAAGCAAAAGCAGATTATGAGGCACAATTAAGTGCTCAGCATATAAAAGGCAAAAAAGAAGTTGCGCAAAAATTATTAAAATTAGGGGTTGATCCCAAGATTATTATTGACGCAACCGGTTTGAAGAAAGAAGAACTTTAA